A single Primulina eburnea isolate SZY01 chromosome 11, ASM2296580v1, whole genome shotgun sequence DNA region contains:
- the LOC140805898 gene encoding zinc finger protein CONSTANS-LIKE 5-like produces MSMHGDGGPGTKYFPAARSCDYCESEAALLFCRSDSAFLCIACDSKLHVSHTKHERVWMCEVCEQAAAVVVCKADAAVLCSDCDSDIHSANPLACRHDRTPVVPFYENAESVVLKSSAAPFVPIYNLNSSSGVEQADLLTNASSWMPTKLPAEGPDVKSIEFLLSDSDQLLDFEISQQISSHLLGDCVVPVQTTTKPPVPSLSPQNYSSDKRLEIDFTTSNVNSYHSSYTTSSLSHSVSSSSIDLGVVPDGSALSDISYPFPSNVMNSVVDLSGHQGFPAIGLDREARVLRYREKRKNRRFQKTIRYASRKAYAETRPRVKGRFAKRTDGELELEGEPVFISGSPDYVFDARYDVVMSF; encoded by the exons ATGTCCATGCATGGAGATGGAGGACCGGGGACCAAGTATTTTCCGGCGGCCAGGAGCTGCGACTATTGCGAATCAGAGGCGGCGCTGCTATTCTGTAGGTCTGACTCGGCCTTCTTGTGTATCGCTTGCGATTCCAAGCTGCATGTTTCCCACACAAAACACGAGCGCGTCTGGATGTGCGAGGTGTGCGAACAGGCCGCTGCTGTCGTCGTCTGTAAAGCTGACGCCGCCGTGCTTTGTTCCGACTGCGACAGCGATATACACTCTGCAAACCCCCTAGCCTGCCGCCACGACCGGACGCCGGTGGTTCCCTTTTACGAGAATGCCGAATCTGTTGTCTTGAAGTCCTCCGCTGCGCCGTTTGTGCCCATCTACAACCTCAACAGCAGCAGCGGCGTAGAACAGGCAGACCTTTTGACCAACGCATCTTCATGGATGCCAACAAAACTTCCTGCTGAAGGCCCGGACGTTAAATCCATTGAATTCTTGTTATCTGACTCAGATCAGCTCCTGGATTTCGAAATCTCTCAGCAAATCTCGTCACACCTTCTCGGCGACTGTGTTGTCCCTGTACAAACAACCACCAAACCGCCGGTGCCGTCTCTTTCACCCCAGAACTACTCATCCGATAAACGACTCGAGATCGATTTCACGACATCCAACGTTAATTCTTACCACAGCAGCTACACCACCTCATCTCTAAGCCACAGT GTCTCATCATCGTCCATCGATTTGGGTGTTGTCCCCGACGGTAGCGCCCTGTCGGACATATCGTACCCTTTTCCGAGCAACGTCATGAATTCCGTGGTCGATCTTAGCGGACATCAAGGTTTCCCTGCCATAGGACTGGACAGAGAAGCCAGGGTGTTGAGGTACAGGGAGAAGAGAAAGAATCGAAGATTCCAGAAGACCATCCGATACGCTTCCCGCAAGGCGTACGCCGAAACCAGGCCAAGAGTCAAAGGCCGGTTCGCCAAGAGAACCGACGGCGAGCTGGAACTGGAAGGCGAACCGGTTTTCATCTCCGGCTCACCTGATTATGTCTTCGATGCCAGATACGATGTCGTTATGTCGTTCTAA
- the LOC140805895 gene encoding uncharacterized protein isoform X2 produces MLSSLTLSIMDGAVVFSARRLSSSISPPPTTCRWGFKRKQDMRLHPRRSQAILVLANPNVSPDKGNSKKEVVMVDPLEAKRLASKQMAQIKAEEKLRKQRQIEAINGAWAMIGLTAGLVIEGGTGKSIIAQLAGYWAAFIGFFVR; encoded by the exons ATGTTGTCTTCTTTAACACTGTCCATTATGGATGGGGCCGTCGTGTTCTCCGCTCGCCGCTTATCTTCATCTATTTCTCCGCCTCCAACTACGTGTAG GTGGGGATTCAAAAGAAAACAAGATATGAGACTGCATCCTCGAAGGAGTCAAGCAATCCTTGTATTGGCGAATCCAAAT GTATCTCCAGACAAAGGAAATTCAAAGAAAGAAGTGGTCATGGTCGATCCATTGGAAGCCAAGCGATTGGCATCAAAACAAATGGCTCAAATCAAAGCAGAAGAGAAACTCAGA AAACAACGCCAAATTGAAGCAATCAATGGTGCTTGGGCCATGATCGGTCTTACCGCAGGATTGGTCATTGAAGGTGGAACTGGTAAAAGCATTATAGCTCAG TTGGCTGGATACTGGGCGGCTTTTATCGGGTTTTTTGTGAGATAA
- the LOC140805897 gene encoding probable alpha,alpha-trehalose-phosphate synthase [UDP-forming] 11 codes for MLSRSYFNLLNFEDYSGIGDRTRIPKVISVPGIISDFVSESESESDFESPESYPFSPFSKKRRIIVANQLPLKCYKDSSQGKKWCFDWDKDAVSLQLRDGFSSDVEVVHVGCLSVDIDLSEQEEVSQLLFDKFKCVPTFLSSDLVNKFYHGFCKHYLWPLFHYMLPLSPNHGVGFDKAWWRAYVSANKIFADKVMEVINPDEDYVWVHDYHLMVLPTFLRKRYHRIKLGFFLHVPFPSSEMYRTLPVREEILRALLNCDLIGFHTFDYARHFLSCCGRMLGLDYQSKRGYIGLDYFGRTISIKILPIGVHMGQIQSLMALPDTTNKVRELKEKYDGKIVLLGIDDMDMFKGISLKFMALGLVLDENPIFRGRVVLVQIMNAPRSRGEDIQEVQNEMRKIATEVNQKHGKPGYEPIVCLNGPVSSQEKVAYYAISECVVVNAVRDGMNLMPYKYTVSRQGSPELDKALGLHGSATPRKSVTIVSEFIGCSPSLSGAIRVNPWDINSVTEAMVSGIKMTDSEKELRHEKHYKYILSHDIAYWARSFDKDLEKACAEQYNKRCWGIGFGLNSRVIALGPNFRKLSVELIVAAYNSTKNRLILLDYDGTVMPQDRVDKTPSPEVISVLNDLCSDPKNMVFIVSGRGKDSLGKWFSQCERLGLSAEHGYFTRWNKVSQWESCGLAVDLDWRKIVLPVMEHYTEATDGSWIEIKESALVWHHQEADPDFGSWQAKELLDHLESVLANDPVVVKRGQQIVEVKPQGVSKGMVVKNAIETMQIKGQPADFVLCIGDDRSDEDMFEAIASSVVNRVLPAAAEVFACTVGQKPSMAKYYLDDTFEVIKMLQGLSAFASEQKSGLV; via the exons ATGTTGTCGAGATCTTATTTTAATCTCTTGAACTTCGAGGACTATTCGGGTATTGGCGACCGAACCCGGATTCCGAAAGTGATTTCCGTACCAGGGATCATTTCAGATTTTGTAAGTGAAAGTGAAAGTGAAAGTGACTTTGAGAGCCCGGAATCTTATCCATTCTCTCCTTTTAGTAAAAAGAGGAGAATAATTGTGGCCAACCAGCTGCCTTTGAAGTGTTACAAAGATTCTTCTCAAGGTAAAAAATGGTGCTTTGATTGGGATAAAGATGCCGTATCTTTGCAACTGAGGGATGGTTTTTCATCGGACGTGGAGGTTGTCCATGTGGGCTGTTTATCTGTGGATATTGATTTATCAGAACAAGAAGAGGTGTCTCAGTTATTATTTGATAAGTTCAAATGTGTGCCGACTTTCTTGTCTTCAGATTTGGTTAAcaagttctatcatggtttttgtaAGCATTATTTGTGGCCTTTGTTTCATTATATGCTGCCTTTGTCACCGAATCATGGGGTCGGGTTTGATAAAGCCTGGTGGCGGGCTTACGTATCAGCGAACAAGATCTTTGCTGACAAAGTTATGGAAGTGATTAATCCAGATGAGGATTATGTTTGGGTGCATGATTATCATCTCATGGTTTTGCCAACTTTCTTGAGAAAGAGGTATCATCGGATAAAACTCGGATTTTTCCTTCACGTTCCTTTTCCTTCGTCGGAAATGTATCGAACGTTACCTGTCAGAGAGGAGATTTTGAGGGCTCTTTTGAATTGTGATCTCATTGGATTCCATACTTTTGATTATGCTAGGCATTTCTTGTCTTGTTGCGGTAGGATGCTTGGATTGGACTACCAATCCAAGCGGGGTTATATTGGACTGGATTACTTCGGTAGAACTATTAGTATTAAGATCCTCCCCATTGGGGTTCACATGGGTCAAATTCAATCTCTCATGGCACTACCAGATACCACGAATAAAGTAAGGGAACTAAAGGAAAAATATGATGGGAAAATTGTGTTGTTAGGTATAGATGATATGGACATGTTCAAGGGGATAAGTTTGAAGTTTATGGCATTGGGGCTGGTTTTGGATGAGAATCCCATTTTTAGGGGACGTGTGGTTTTAGTTCAGATCATGAATGCACCGAGGAGTCGAGGTGAGGATATTCAAGAAGTTCAGAATGAGATGAGGAAAATTGCAACCGAGGTTAATCAAAAGCATGGTAAGCCGGGGTATGAGCCAATTGTTTGTCTCAATGGGCCAGTGTCTTCTCAAGAAAAAGTCGCATATTATGCCATATCAGAATGTGTTGTGGTTAATGCCGTTCGAGATGGAATGAATCTGATGCCATATAAGTATACTGTATCTAGACAAGGCAGCCCTGAGTTAGACAAGGCTTTAGGACTTCACGGTTCTGCCACACCTAGGAAGAGTGTTACTATAGTATCAGAATTCATCGGGTGTTCTCCATCCCTCAGTGGTGCCATCCGGGTAAATCCTTGGGATATTAATAGCGTGACCGAGGCCATGGTTTCAGGAATCAAGATGACCGACTCTGAGAAAGAGTTGCGCCACGAGAAGCATTACAAGTACATTTTGTCGCATGACATTGCCTACTGGGCTAGGAGTTTCGATAAGGATCTTGAGAAAGCTTGTGCTGAGCAATACAACAAGAGGTGTTGGGGTATTGGATTCGGTTTGAATTCGAGAGTAATTGCATTGGGTCCGAATTTCAGGAAACTTTCTGTGGAACTtatcgttgctgcatataacAGCACGAAGAACAGGCTTATACTTCTCGACTATGATGGTACTGTGATGCCACAAGATAGAGTGGACAAAACCCCAAGCCCTGAAGTCATATCGGTCTTGAACGATTTATGCAGTGACCCAAAAAATATGGTGTTTATTGTTAGTGGCAGAGGAAAGGATTCATTGGGGAAGTGGTTCTCACAGTGTGAGCGGCTTGGGCTATCAGCAGAACATGGTTATTTCACAAG GTGGAATAAAGTTTCTCAATGGGAATCTTGCGGATTAGCAGTTGACTTGGATTGGAGAAAGATTGTGTTACCAGTGATGGAACATTACACGGAGGCGACAGATGGTTCTTGGATTGAGATTAAGGAAAGTGCCTTGGTTTGGCACCATCAAGAAGCCGATCCTGATTTTGGTTCATGGCAAGCGAAAGAACTTCTTGATCACTTGGAGAGCGTGCTTGCTAACGATCCCGTGGTTGTAAAACGTGGCCAGCAAATAGTCGAGGTGAAACCACAG GGCGTGAGCAAAGGCATGGTGGTAAAGAATGCCATAGAAACGATGCAGATCAAAGGGCAGCCGGCAGATTTTGTTCTGTGCATAGGCGATGACAGATCCGATGAGGACATGTTCGAGGCTATAGCAAGCTCGGTTGTCAACCGAGTATTGCCTGCTGCAGCAGAAGTATTCGCCTGCACCGTCGGCCAGAAACCAAGCATGGCAAAATATTATCTAGACGACACATTTGAAGTCATCAAAATGCTTCAGGGCCTTTCAGCTTTCGCATCAGAACAGAAATCTGGTTTAGTTTGA
- the LOC140805895 gene encoding uncharacterized protein isoform X1, translated as MGPSCSPLAAYLHLFLRLQLRVVGSFNSSNSPSFCRWGFKRKQDMRLHPRRSQAILVLANPNVSPDKGNSKKEVVMVDPLEAKRLASKQMAQIKAEEKLRKQRQIEAINGAWAMIGLTAGLVIEGGTGKSIIAQLAGYWAAFIGFFVR; from the exons ATGGGGCCGTCGTGTTCTCCGCTCGCCGCTTATCTTCATCTATTTCTCCGCCTCCAACTACGTGTAG ttggCAGTTTCAATTCTTCCAATTCCCCTTCCTTTTGCAGGTGGGGATTCAAAAGAAAACAAGATATGAGACTGCATCCTCGAAGGAGTCAAGCAATCCTTGTATTGGCGAATCCAAAT GTATCTCCAGACAAAGGAAATTCAAAGAAAGAAGTGGTCATGGTCGATCCATTGGAAGCCAAGCGATTGGCATCAAAACAAATGGCTCAAATCAAAGCAGAAGAGAAACTCAGA AAACAACGCCAAATTGAAGCAATCAATGGTGCTTGGGCCATGATCGGTCTTACCGCAGGATTGGTCATTGAAGGTGGAACTGGTAAAAGCATTATAGCTCAG TTGGCTGGATACTGGGCGGCTTTTATCGGGTTTTTTGTGAGATAA